A single genomic interval of Cydia strobilella chromosome 3, ilCydStro3.1, whole genome shotgun sequence harbors:
- the LOC134756260 gene encoding uncharacterized protein LOC134756260: MLGSMKSYMNCLVVILLTFYGVDGAENGTEVSEARGPVKYALLSHFAYTVVTKLVVLKIVYGFILAALLFKAWKFVLWFIHYLKETKREPHIEIEHDYGHDFGHHDYGHHDFAHHDYGHHDFGHHDYGHDFGHHSYGHHDFKHHDYEHEPYQGHTSYGKDDYYQQKKKGIYDSDGSYSVKGAS, encoded by the exons ATGTTAGGAAGTATGAAGAGTTATATGAACTGCTTGGTTGTTATTTTGTTGACTTTTTATGGAGTAGACGGTGCTGAAAATGGTACTGAGGTGAGCGAGGCACGAGGGCCCGTAAAATACGCATTACTGA GTCATTTCGCCTACACCGTGGTGACCAAGTTGGTCGTCCTCAAAATAGTCTACGGTTTCATCCTCGCCGCCCTACTCTTCAAAGCATGGAAGTTCGTTCTCTGGTTCATCCACTACCTCAAGGAAACGAAACGGGAACCTCACATAGAAATAGAACACGATTATGGTCATGATTTTGGCCACCATGACTATGGTCATCATGATTTTGCTCACCATGACTATGGTCATCATGATTTTGGTCACCATGACTATGGTCATGATTTTGGTCATCATAGTTATGGCCATCATGACTTTAAACATCATGATTATGAGCATGAGCCTTACCAGGGGCATACTTCTTATGGGAAAGATGATTATTATCAACAAAAGAAGAAGGGGATCTATGATTCTGATGGGTCTTATTCTGTGAAAGGGGCTagttaa